Proteins encoded by one window of Anopheles maculipalpis chromosome 2RL, idAnoMacuDA_375_x, whole genome shotgun sequence:
- the LOC126556464 gene encoding eclosion hormone codes for MVSNKTVLIGVCVLILTIISNAPVETSPQIELMGGYDIIGICITNCAQCKKMYGAFFEGHLCAEACVQFKGKTIPDCEDLSSIAPFLNKMN; via the exons ATGGTTTCCAACAAGACTGTACTTatcggtgtttgtgtgttgatcCTCACTATCATTAGTAATGCTCCTGTTGAAACAAGTCCTCAAATTG AACTTATGGGTGGATATGATATTATTGGAATTTGCATAACAAACTGTGCCCAGTGTAAAAAAATGTACGGTGCGTTCTTCGAGGGTCACCTGTGTGCTGAGGCATGTGTGCAATTTAAAGGCAAAACCATTCCAGACTGCGAGGATTTGAGTTCGATTGCTccatttttgaacaaaatgAACTAA